Proteins from one Labrenzia sp. CE80 genomic window:
- a CDS encoding GNAT family protein — protein MSLLRPVLSLDTDPRIETDGHYLRPPVMTDFRQWAKLRTESRTFLSPWEPIWPADDLTKAGFRRRLRRYARDRRDGRSQPFLLFCSRTDEILGGLTLSNIRRGVSQCVTLGYWMGAAHAGKGHMSVAVSAILPFCFNDLGLHRIEAACLPSNEASIRLLQKAGFEREGYARNYLLINGTWQDHILFACLAEDHAKKRSVLPLSYGGKLKEFL, from the coding sequence ATGTCTTTGTTGCGACCCGTGCTTTCCCTGGATACCGATCCGCGTATCGAGACCGACGGGCACTATTTGCGTCCGCCGGTCATGACCGATTTCCGCCAATGGGCCAAGTTGCGCACAGAAAGCCGGACGTTCCTGAGCCCCTGGGAGCCGATCTGGCCTGCCGACGATCTTACAAAAGCTGGGTTCCGCCGCCGTTTGCGGCGCTATGCCCGCGACCGGCGGGATGGGCGCAGCCAACCATTTCTTTTGTTCTGCTCGCGAACTGATGAAATTCTTGGCGGATTGACCTTGTCGAACATCCGCCGCGGTGTCAGCCAATGTGTGACGCTCGGCTACTGGATGGGCGCTGCGCATGCCGGCAAGGGCCACATGTCCGTGGCGGTCTCCGCCATTTTGCCGTTTTGCTTCAACGACCTTGGTCTTCATCGGATTGAAGCGGCCTGCCTGCCATCCAATGAAGCCTCAATCCGTCTTCTTCAAAAAGCCGGATTTGAGCGCGAAGGATATGCACGCAATTATCTATTGATTAACGGCACTTGGCAGGATCACATACTGTTCGCCTGCCTGGCCGAAGATCATGCCAAAAAACGTTCCGTGCTTCCGCTTTCTTACGGGGGCAAGCTGAAAGAATTCTTGTGA
- a CDS encoding protein-disulfide reductase DsbD domain-containing protein, which translates to MVKRLFIILASFTYLSVLVSSAASAAVTEWASVHGGAVRLIASGPLQDGTYKAGIEFSMEPGWHTYWRFPGEAGIPPMINFEASKNLQKSEVLFPAPSRYDDGFSNSIVYHDAVVLPVIVTPEDAGAPIDLSLSMFFGICKDICVPGDANLSLSLSPDGKTDALATKLIDRDLELVPAAMSNAAPKVLGVDAETTDNGHQFLITAEVSDTAEIDLFAEGPEGSYIALPALLQRDGAQAIWSLSSRGLVQSEKGSSLTFVLVDGNTAVETKIEVPPELLPKTD; encoded by the coding sequence ATGGTAAAACGACTGTTCATAATACTCGCATCTTTTACGTACCTGTCGGTCCTTGTCTCAAGTGCGGCCAGCGCCGCGGTGACCGAATGGGCAAGCGTCCACGGCGGCGCGGTGCGCCTGATTGCCTCTGGGCCGCTGCAGGATGGCACCTACAAGGCCGGTATTGAATTCTCGATGGAGCCGGGTTGGCACACCTACTGGCGTTTTCCGGGCGAGGCCGGCATTCCGCCGATGATCAACTTTGAAGCGTCGAAGAACTTGCAGAAAAGCGAAGTCCTTTTCCCTGCTCCCAGTCGCTATGATGACGGCTTTTCCAATTCCATCGTTTATCATGATGCAGTCGTTCTGCCGGTGATAGTCACACCCGAAGACGCCGGAGCACCGATCGATCTGTCCCTCTCCATGTTCTTCGGAATTTGCAAGGACATATGCGTGCCCGGCGACGCGAACCTGTCCTTGAGCCTTTCTCCGGACGGCAAGACCGATGCGCTGGCAACAAAACTCATCGACCGCGATCTGGAACTTGTACCAGCTGCCATGAGCAATGCTGCTCCTAAAGTTCTCGGCGTTGATGCCGAGACCACCGACAACGGTCACCAGTTCCTGATCACGGCCGAAGTCTCAGATACTGCCGAGATCGATCTTTTCGCAGAGGGGCCTGAAGGGTCTTACATCGCCCTTCCCGCTTTGCTTCAGCGCGACGGCGCTCAGGCGATATGGTCTCTGTCGTCGCGTGGCTTGGTGCAATCGGAGAAGGGTTCCAGCCTTACCTTTGTGCTTGTCGACGGCAACACTGCTGTCGAAACCAAGATCGAAGTCCCGCCTGAACTCCTTCCCAAGACGGATTAA
- a CDS encoding diacylglycerol kinase family protein: MRPLWPPSHALPDLAPEAKGKTVLILANPTSGGYNPRKLEKIQSYLTEAGCRVTLRLTTHAGEIGEVAADPRLAVNVLAIAGGDGSVNDAIAGFQTNPAAPDLAVIPCGTANVLAHELGLPSRPAAIARAILNHRTQPLHFGLANGHPFILMASAGFDAEVVHGISLALKRKFGKLAYVFTALKIGLSRDSSDINVDVDGQEFTGKLVVATNGRFYGGPFVVCPDASVTTHGLHVLVLRKDDPVSAVRFGLALLMGRVHKAKGVTVTAFEKARFFAKRPVAVQIDGDAFGTTPVMIEAAKDELAIVVP; encoded by the coding sequence ATGAGACCCCTCTGGCCGCCCTCCCATGCGCTGCCTGACCTCGCGCCTGAGGCAAAGGGCAAGACCGTCCTCATCCTCGCCAATCCGACAAGCGGTGGGTACAATCCACGCAAGCTCGAGAAGATACAGTCTTATCTGACAGAGGCCGGTTGCCGCGTCACGTTGAGGCTGACGACACACGCCGGCGAGATCGGCGAGGTTGCCGCCGATCCGCGCCTTGCCGTGAACGTCCTGGCGATTGCCGGTGGCGACGGCTCCGTCAATGACGCGATCGCCGGTTTTCAGACCAACCCAGCGGCTCCCGACCTTGCGGTGATCCCATGCGGCACGGCAAATGTGCTCGCCCACGAGCTGGGTCTACCCAGCCGGCCGGCTGCAATTGCACGGGCAATTTTGAACCATCGTACGCAACCACTGCACTTTGGACTTGCGAACGGCCACCCGTTTATCCTGATGGCCTCCGCCGGATTTGATGCAGAAGTGGTTCACGGCATTTCGCTGGCGCTAAAGCGGAAATTCGGCAAGCTCGCCTATGTCTTTACTGCGCTGAAAATCGGCCTCAGCCGCGACAGCTCCGACATCAATGTGGATGTGGACGGACAGGAGTTCACCGGCAAGCTTGTGGTGGCCACAAACGGCCGGTTTTACGGCGGGCCCTTCGTGGTCTGTCCCGATGCGTCCGTAACGACCCATGGGCTGCACGTTCTTGTGCTTCGAAAAGACGATCCCGTGTCTGCCGTCCGGTTTGGCCTCGCGCTCTTGATGGGGCGAGTACACAAGGCCAAGGGCGTAACGGTCACGGCGTTCGAAAAAGCCCGCTTTTTCGCGAAGCGGCCTGTGGCCGTGCAGATCGATGGCGATGCCTTCGGCACAACACCCGTCATGATCGAGGCGGCCAAAGACGAATTGGCTATCGTCGTACCCTGA
- a CDS encoding EAL domain-containing protein, whose translation MWNVIPEQLGGAVKRLAVLLIALLGILAANHARAVEPIQVPLDVDALDLTNAIEIHAGTGPRIQVSTAPGADGIVRRIEVSSRDSSNTDWAVFALTNTSDEQIDRLLVAPFFQLVGSRMFWPDLGSSRIASITPSQGIAPERQKSLEADVFLITLDPGAIVTFVAEMTTSDLPQFRLWEPDTYKETINAYTLYRGIILGISGLLALFLTILFVVKGTVMFPATASLAWAVLAYLCIDFGFFSRVFNLTQGDDQLYRACAEVMLAASLIIFLYAYLNLNRWNIHYSHLALTTLVLLLGLLGVAVWDPSIAAGIARLSLGIIGVLGFATVMLLAFQGYDRAIMLIPTWFLLIAWLIGAALTVTGGLANDIVQPALGGGLVLIVLLIGFTVMQHAFAGGAIAQGLISDVERRALALTGSGDIIWDWDVDRDRIFTGNEVEDLLGLRHGTLDGAARDWLEVLHPQDRDRFRATLDAVIDQRRGRVQQNFRLRSEDGHFRWFRLRARPIVGSDGEVIRCVGTLLDITEERTAEERLLHDAVHDNLTGLPNRELFMDRLRMALARSRAEGSGKPAVLVINLDRFKQVNDSIGLSAGDSILLTVARRLGRLVGQQDALSRLSGDQYGLVLLSEQEPDRVVTLADSLRKAVRAPITFGDREIFLTCSVGIALYEGEKQSVEDLVTNAEIALNHAKRLGGDRQEVFRPILRPLGKNVVDMEADLREAIKKEALGVFFQPIVRLEDQSIAGFEVLARWTHPKRGKIAPSEFIPIAEQSGLINELGTYMMEKGAAQLAFWQREIKMSKPLFASINMSSRQLLKHDLINEVKAILSRLSLAPGTLKLELTESLVMSNPEYSAKVLERLRGLGAGLSLDDFGTGHSSLSYLQRFPFDTIKIDQSFVKADGQSARPVLLRSIVAMGHDLGMSVVAEGAENEADALELYQLGCEYAQGYFFGQAMSADEATKLLRSIPAETEPA comes from the coding sequence ATGTGGAATGTGATACCGGAACAGCTTGGAGGCGCAGTAAAACGCCTCGCTGTATTGTTGATTGCGCTGCTGGGTATCCTTGCAGCCAATCACGCACGCGCCGTCGAACCAATCCAGGTTCCACTTGATGTGGATGCCCTCGATCTGACGAATGCGATTGAGATTCACGCTGGCACTGGCCCTCGCATTCAGGTGTCCACCGCCCCAGGCGCAGACGGTATCGTTCGACGTATCGAAGTATCTTCGAGGGATTCGAGCAACACCGACTGGGCGGTCTTTGCCCTGACGAACACCAGCGACGAGCAGATTGACAGGCTTCTGGTTGCGCCCTTCTTCCAGCTGGTCGGATCTCGCATGTTCTGGCCGGATCTCGGCTCCTCGAGGATTGCGTCGATCACGCCAAGCCAGGGCATTGCGCCTGAGCGTCAGAAAAGCCTTGAAGCGGATGTGTTCCTCATCACGCTCGATCCTGGCGCCATCGTAACTTTCGTCGCTGAGATGACAACGTCGGACCTGCCGCAATTCCGACTGTGGGAACCTGACACTTACAAGGAAACGATCAACGCCTACACGCTCTACCGAGGCATTATTCTTGGTATTTCCGGTCTGCTGGCGCTCTTTCTGACGATCCTCTTTGTGGTCAAGGGAACGGTGATGTTTCCGGCGACCGCCTCGCTTGCCTGGGCGGTGCTGGCCTATCTGTGCATCGATTTCGGTTTCTTCAGCCGCGTTTTCAATTTGACCCAGGGTGATGATCAGCTCTATCGAGCTTGCGCCGAGGTGATGCTGGCCGCAAGCCTGATCATTTTCCTCTACGCGTATCTGAACCTGAACCGCTGGAACATTCACTACAGCCACCTGGCGCTGACGACCTTGGTGCTGCTTCTGGGACTTCTAGGCGTCGCGGTATGGGATCCTTCGATTGCTGCTGGTATCGCGCGCCTGTCGCTTGGCATCATCGGTGTTCTCGGCTTCGCGACGGTCATGTTGCTTGCCTTCCAGGGCTATGACCGGGCCATCATGCTCATCCCCACCTGGTTCCTGCTGATCGCCTGGCTAATCGGCGCTGCACTGACGGTGACAGGCGGCCTGGCAAATGACATCGTCCAGCCAGCCCTCGGCGGGGGGCTCGTCCTCATCGTGCTGCTGATCGGATTTACGGTCATGCAGCATGCTTTCGCCGGTGGTGCGATTGCCCAGGGCCTGATCTCTGATGTGGAACGCCGGGCTCTGGCGCTGACCGGGTCAGGAGACATCATCTGGGACTGGGATGTGGACCGGGACCGGATCTTTACCGGCAACGAAGTGGAAGACCTGCTCGGCTTGCGACACGGAACTCTGGACGGTGCGGCAAGGGATTGGCTTGAGGTCCTGCACCCTCAGGATCGGGACCGTTTCCGCGCGACGCTCGACGCCGTCATCGACCAGCGGCGTGGCCGGGTGCAGCAAAACTTCCGGCTGAGATCTGAGGATGGTCATTTCCGTTGGTTCCGTCTGCGCGCGCGTCCCATTGTCGGGTCGGATGGCGAAGTCATCCGCTGTGTCGGAACGCTCCTGGATATCACTGAAGAGCGCACGGCAGAGGAACGCCTTCTTCATGACGCCGTCCACGACAATCTGACCGGCCTGCCCAACCGCGAACTGTTTATGGACAGGCTGAGGATGGCTCTGGCACGTTCGCGTGCCGAAGGCAGCGGCAAGCCGGCAGTTCTGGTGATCAACCTCGACCGCTTCAAGCAGGTCAACGATAGCATTGGCCTGTCTGCTGGCGATAGCATTCTCTTGACTGTCGCGCGTCGTCTCGGACGTCTCGTTGGACAGCAGGATGCGCTTTCCCGGCTGAGTGGCGATCAGTATGGCCTTGTGCTTCTGTCCGAGCAGGAACCGGATCGCGTGGTGACCTTGGCAGATTCCTTGCGCAAGGCCGTGCGCGCGCCCATCACCTTCGGTGATCGCGAAATTTTCCTGACCTGTTCTGTCGGCATAGCGCTGTATGAGGGCGAGAAGCAGAGTGTTGAGGATCTGGTCACCAATGCTGAGATCGCTCTCAATCATGCCAAGCGGCTGGGCGGCGACAGGCAGGAGGTCTTCAGACCGATCCTGCGGCCCCTGGGCAAAAACGTTGTCGACATGGAAGCGGACCTTCGCGAGGCGATCAAGAAGGAGGCGCTGGGTGTCTTCTTCCAGCCGATTGTGCGTCTTGAAGATCAATCCATCGCAGGCTTTGAGGTCCTTGCCCGCTGGACACATCCAAAGCGTGGCAAGATTGCGCCGTCTGAATTCATACCGATTGCCGAACAGTCAGGGCTGATCAACGAACTCGGCACATACATGATGGAAAAGGGGGCAGCTCAACTTGCTTTCTGGCAGCGCGAAATCAAGATGTCTAAGCCGCTGTTTGCCAGCATCAACATGTCGTCGCGCCAACTGCTTAAGCATGACCTGATCAACGAAGTGAAGGCCATTCTCTCGCGCCTTTCACTGGCGCCTGGAACCCTCAAGCTCGAACTCACCGAGTCTCTCGTGATGTCCAATCCGGAGTATTCGGCAAAGGTCCTTGAGCGGTTGCGCGGACTGGGCGCGGGCCTGTCACTCGATGATTTCGGCACCGGCCATTCATCCCTGTCCTATCTGCAACGCTTTCCGTTCGACACGATCAAGATCGACCAGTCGTTCGTAAAAGCTGACGGTCAGTCCGCTCGCCCGGTTTTGCTGAGGTCCATCGTTGCTATGGGGCATGACCTGGGCATGTCCGTGGTCGCTGAAGGCGCAGAGAACGAGGCCGATGCGCTGGAGCTCTATCAGCTTGGCTGCGAATATGCCCAAGGCTATTTCTTCGGACAGGCCATGTCGGCCGACGAGGCAACCAAGTTGCTCCGCAGCATTCCGGCCGAGACCGAGCCTGCTTGA
- the thrC gene encoding threonine synthase: MKYFSTRGEAPVLGFSEVLLQGLARDGGLYLPETWPTFDADKIASFAGMPYADVAYEVIQPFVAGEISDQELRDMIRDAYAGFRHEAVTPLVQIGANSFVLELFHGPTLAFKDVAMQLLGRMMDHVLTKKGLRATIVGATSGDTGGAAIEAFRGRDRTDIFILFPDGRVSPVQRRQMTTPTEANVHALALTGNFDDCQSIVKGMFNNFGFRDRVALSGVNSINWARILAQIVYYFVSGVALGAPHRKVSFTVPTGNFGDIFAGYAAMQMGLPVEKLVVATNVNDILARALETGRYEMRGVTATSAPSMDIQISSNFERLLSEVSGRDGSAVRRMMNQLTQSGSFTIEDGPLATMREKFLAGRCNEAETAKTIDSVLKQSGYLLDPHTAIGVHVAKAHDSGETPMIILGTAHPAKFPDAVEAACGVRPALPPELQPMMSAEERQEILPAEQDAVERHIEEHARAVHSGV; the protein is encoded by the coding sequence GTGAAATACTTCAGTACGCGCGGCGAAGCACCTGTTCTCGGATTTTCCGAGGTTCTCTTGCAGGGACTGGCGCGCGATGGCGGCCTCTATCTCCCCGAAACCTGGCCCACGTTCGACGCCGATAAGATCGCGTCCTTTGCTGGAATGCCCTACGCAGATGTCGCCTATGAGGTGATACAGCCGTTTGTGGCGGGCGAGATTTCTGATCAGGAACTGCGCGATATGATTCGTGACGCCTATGCCGGGTTCCGGCATGAGGCCGTTACGCCACTGGTCCAGATCGGCGCCAACAGCTTTGTCCTCGAACTTTTCCATGGTCCAACGCTGGCCTTCAAGGACGTGGCGATGCAGCTGCTCGGCCGCATGATGGACCATGTCCTGACCAAAAAGGGACTAAGAGCGACCATCGTTGGCGCGACCTCTGGGGATACAGGCGGTGCGGCGATCGAGGCGTTTCGTGGGCGCGACCGGACAGACATTTTCATTCTGTTCCCGGATGGGCGCGTGTCGCCGGTGCAGCGCCGGCAGATGACGACGCCGACCGAGGCGAATGTCCATGCTTTGGCTCTGACCGGCAACTTCGATGATTGTCAGTCCATCGTGAAGGGCATGTTCAACAACTTCGGCTTTCGAGACCGGGTTGCGCTTTCAGGCGTGAACTCCATTAACTGGGCACGAATACTGGCCCAGATCGTCTACTATTTTGTCTCCGGAGTTGCCCTCGGCGCACCGCATCGCAAGGTGTCTTTTACCGTCCCGACCGGTAATTTCGGCGACATCTTTGCGGGTTATGCGGCCATGCAGATGGGGCTGCCAGTCGAAAAGCTGGTCGTCGCCACGAATGTGAACGACATTCTCGCCAGGGCATTGGAGACAGGCCGTTACGAAATGCGCGGTGTGACCGCAACCAGCGCACCGTCGATGGACATTCAGATTTCGTCGAACTTCGAGCGACTGTTAAGCGAAGTCAGTGGACGTGATGGCAGCGCTGTACGCCGCATGATGAACCAGCTGACACAGTCAGGCAGCTTCACCATCGAAGACGGCCCTCTCGCGACCATGCGGGAGAAATTCCTTGCCGGGCGCTGCAATGAAGCGGAAACCGCCAAGACAATCGATAGTGTTCTGAAACAGAGCGGCTACCTTCTGGATCCACATACGGCGATCGGTGTTCATGTTGCCAAGGCGCATGACAGCGGCGAAACGCCGATGATCATCCTGGGCACCGCGCATCCGGCGAAGTTCCCGGATGCCGTCGAGGCGGCTTGTGGCGTGCGACCTGCTCTTCCACCCGAACTCCAGCCGATGATGAGTGCAGAAGAACGCCAGGAAATCCTGCCCGCGGAGCAGGATGCAGTTGAACGCCACATCGAAGAGCATGCCCGCGCCGTGCATAGCGGGGTTTGA
- a CDS encoding YqgE/AlgH family protein, producing the protein MKEQGMTDSLEGQFLIAMPNMDDGRFDHSVIYVCSHTEQGAMGLVLNQVARHLSLEDLLFQLNILNDENAIRLPTRIREMNVHKGGPVEMERGFVLHTDDYVLDRSTLEIDNGICLTATLEILKALAEGRGPEKAMLALGYSGWAPGQLESEIQANGWLTGPASRDLVFDPTFDDKWQRVLRSIGIDPAMLFGTAGHA; encoded by the coding sequence ATGAAGGAGCAGGGAATGACAGATTCGCTCGAAGGTCAGTTTCTGATCGCCATGCCAAACATGGATGACGGACGCTTCGATCATTCTGTGATCTATGTCTGCTCTCATACGGAGCAGGGCGCCATGGGCCTGGTGCTCAATCAGGTCGCGCGACACCTTAGCCTTGAAGACCTGCTTTTTCAGCTCAATATTCTGAACGATGAAAATGCCATTCGCCTTCCTACCAGAATTCGGGAAATGAACGTCCACAAGGGCGGTCCGGTCGAAATGGAGCGTGGCTTTGTCCTGCACACGGATGACTACGTGTTGGACAGGTCGACCCTCGAGATCGACAACGGAATTTGTCTGACCGCGACACTGGAAATCCTGAAGGCCCTCGCCGAAGGTCGTGGTCCGGAAAAGGCCATGCTTGCGCTTGGCTATTCCGGATGGGCGCCTGGACAGCTGGAAAGCGAGATCCAGGCCAATGGCTGGCTTACTGGCCCAGCCAGTCGTGACCTAGTGTTTGATCCGACTTTTGACGACAAGTGGCAAAGAGTTCTTCGCTCCATCGGCATCGATCCGGCCATGTTATTCGGCACTGCTGGTCACGCCTGA
- a CDS encoding homoserine kinase — MAVYTDVADEELAAFIATYNIGALLSCKGIAEGVENSNFLLHTEAGYFILTLYEKRVDPNDLPFFLNLIQHLAAKEISCPTPVANKVGELLGTLAGRPAAIVTFLEGMWVKRPRPEHCAELGAGMAALHLAGADFAMVRPNALTVGDWRPLFEQCDSNSDRVQAGLSAEIEKELAHLENRWPKELPTGVIHADLFPDNVFFLGDELSGLIDFYFACTDAFAYDVAICLNAWCFEQDGAFNVTKARALLNGYTKVRPLSEPEYEALPLLARGSALRFLLTRLYDWLSVPEGALVTPKDPLEYLKKLRFHQSVESVKSYGLDL, encoded by the coding sequence ATGGCTGTTTATACGGACGTCGCCGATGAAGAGCTCGCCGCCTTCATTGCCACATACAACATTGGTGCCTTGCTCTCGTGCAAGGGCATCGCGGAAGGCGTAGAGAACAGCAACTTCCTGCTGCATACAGAGGCTGGCTATTTCATCCTGACACTTTACGAAAAGCGCGTCGATCCGAATGATCTGCCATTCTTTTTGAACCTGATACAGCATCTCGCTGCCAAGGAGATCTCCTGCCCGACGCCGGTTGCCAACAAGGTGGGCGAGCTTCTGGGAACGCTTGCCGGGCGACCAGCGGCGATCGTGACGTTTCTTGAAGGCATGTGGGTTAAAAGACCCCGCCCGGAACATTGCGCAGAGCTCGGTGCCGGCATGGCGGCCCTGCATCTGGCCGGTGCCGACTTTGCGATGGTCAGGCCAAACGCGCTGACCGTTGGCGACTGGCGCCCTCTTTTCGAACAATGCGATTCGAATTCAGACCGCGTACAGGCCGGCCTATCGGCGGAAATCGAAAAAGAACTCGCTCACCTGGAGAACCGGTGGCCGAAGGAACTGCCCACAGGGGTCATCCATGCGGACTTGTTTCCGGACAACGTCTTCTTTTTGGGCGATGAGCTGTCCGGCCTGATCGATTTCTATTTTGCCTGCACCGATGCCTTCGCTTACGACGTTGCAATCTGCCTCAATGCCTGGTGCTTTGAACAGGATGGTGCCTTCAATGTCACCAAGGCCCGGGCACTGCTAAACGGTTACACCAAAGTTAGGCCCTTGAGTGAACCAGAATACGAAGCGCTGCCGCTGCTCGCACGCGGTTCGGCCCTGCGCTTCCTTCTGACACGGCTGTATGACTGGCTGAGCGTGCCTGAAGGCGCCCTGGTCACGCCGAAAGATCCGCTCGAATATCTGAAGAAGCTCAGATTTCATCAAAGCGTTGAAAGCGTGAAATCCTACGGATTGGACCTATGA
- a CDS encoding pitrilysin family protein, translating to MQVRITKLSNGLTVVTDEMPHLKTVALGVWVRTGSRAETSEQNGITHLLEHMAFKGTLSRTAREIAEQIEAVGGELNASTSIEHTNYYARILAEDLPLAVDLLADILQNSTFDKDELVREQHVILQEIGAAYDSPEDRAFDLFQEAAWPDQPLGRPILGTPETVKGFSHDALNQYLVDRYRGPDMVLSAAGAVDHDELVRFAEEKFKSIPSSAAQAETPALYKGGEQRLTKDLMEAQILIGFEGRPYKSKDYYAIQILASVLGGGMSSRLFQEIREKRGLCYAIYSFHWAFSDTGLFGLHAATSREDIAALMPVIVDELKTAGETITDQEVARSRAQIRAGLMMALESPAARAGQIARQILVHGRILSIEEVSDKIEAVTAEDIRRVARETFVDSTPTLTAVGPVDTLMNVDELASRLAGSEPLSAKQVAGQAAGAM from the coding sequence ATGCAGGTACGTATAACGAAACTGTCGAACGGCCTGACCGTGGTGACCGACGAGATGCCGCATCTGAAGACGGTTGCGCTTGGAGTCTGGGTGCGCACCGGATCCAGGGCCGAAACAAGTGAGCAGAACGGCATCACCCATCTGCTCGAGCACATGGCTTTCAAGGGAACCCTGTCTCGCACAGCGAGAGAAATTGCCGAGCAGATCGAGGCCGTCGGTGGGGAGTTGAATGCCTCCACCAGCATCGAGCATACCAATTACTATGCCCGTATTCTCGCCGAGGATCTGCCACTGGCAGTCGATCTACTGGCTGATATCCTGCAGAACTCGACCTTCGACAAGGATGAGCTGGTGCGTGAACAGCATGTGATCCTTCAGGAAATTGGCGCTGCCTATGATTCCCCCGAAGATCGCGCCTTTGACCTGTTCCAGGAGGCGGCCTGGCCGGATCAGCCGTTGGGCCGGCCCATTCTTGGAACGCCGGAGACCGTCAAGGGCTTCTCTCACGACGCCCTGAACCAGTATCTGGTCGATCGATATCGCGGCCCGGACATGGTCTTGTCAGCAGCCGGTGCCGTCGATCATGATGAACTGGTTCGCTTCGCTGAAGAGAAGTTCAAATCCATTCCGTCGTCGGCTGCCCAGGCTGAAACCCCAGCTCTCTACAAGGGCGGAGAGCAACGGCTGACAAAGGACCTGATGGAGGCCCAGATCCTGATTGGCTTCGAGGGACGACCTTACAAGTCAAAGGATTATTACGCCATCCAGATCCTCGCTTCGGTCCTGGGCGGAGGCATGTCGTCGCGCCTCTTCCAGGAAATTCGAGAAAAGCGCGGGTTATGCTACGCGATTTACTCCTTCCACTGGGCGTTCTCGGATACAGGTCTTTTCGGTCTGCATGCTGCGACCAGTCGCGAAGACATTGCCGCCTTGATGCCTGTCATTGTGGACGAGCTGAAAACGGCCGGCGAAACCATCACCGATCAGGAAGTCGCGCGTTCTAGGGCACAGATCCGCGCAGGCCTTATGATGGCACTTGAAAGCCCGGCGGCACGGGCGGGACAGATCGCTCGCCAGATCCTGGTTCATGGCCGAATTCTTAGCATCGAGGAAGTGTCAGACAAGATCGAAGCGGTGACCGCCGAGGACATTCGCCGGGTCGCAAGAGAAACCTTCGTTGATTCGACACCGACGCTGACCGCCGTGGGGCCAGTGGATACATTGATGAATGTCGACGAGCTCGCCAGCCGCCTTGCTGGATCAGAGCCTTTGTCGGCAAAGCAGGTTGCCGGCCAAGCAGCAGGCGCAATGTAG
- the rnhA gene encoding ribonuclease HI: protein MTENNQVTIYTDGACSGNPGPGGWGAILRFGEHERELCGGEGSTTNNRMELTAAIEALNALKRPCAVDLYTDSTYVRSGIKEWMAGWKRKNWRTAANKPVKNVELWQALDEARQRHDVTWHWVKGHAGHPDNERADELARKGMAPFKPGYSDDEEGSDT, encoded by the coding sequence ATGACAGAAAACAATCAGGTTACGATCTATACGGATGGTGCTTGCTCGGGAAACCCTGGGCCTGGCGGTTGGGGGGCCATTCTCCGCTTTGGAGAGCATGAACGGGAACTGTGTGGCGGCGAAGGCTCGACAACAAACAACCGTATGGAACTAACGGCAGCCATCGAGGCCCTGAATGCCCTCAAGCGCCCCTGTGCGGTCGATCTTTATACCGACAGCACGTATGTTCGCAGCGGTATCAAGGAATGGATGGCTGGCTGGAAACGCAAGAACTGGCGCACCGCTGCCAATAAGCCGGTCAAAAATGTGGAGCTATGGCAGGCCCTGGATGAAGCGCGTCAACGCCATGACGTGACTTGGCATTGGGTCAAGGGGCATGCGGGTCATCCCGACAACGAACGTGCCGACGAACTGGCGCGCAAGGGAATGGCTCCTTTCAAGCCTGGATATTCTGACGACGAAGAAGGGTCAGACACATGA
- a CDS encoding peroxiredoxin: MSIKVGDKLPEASFKVMTADGPGEISSNELFGGKTIVLFGVPGAFTPTCHMNHLPGFIEHADTIKSKGVDTIAVLSVNDVFVMDAWKKASNASDQITFLADTSAEFVEAVGLGLGPAPIFGHLRSQRFALIAKDGEVTFLAVEETPSDATATGAAAILAAL; encoded by the coding sequence ATGAGCATCAAGGTTGGAGACAAGCTGCCCGAAGCATCCTTCAAGGTGATGACCGCCGATGGCCCTGGCGAGATCAGCAGCAATGAATTGTTCGGTGGCAAGACGATTGTGCTCTTCGGTGTCCCAGGAGCGTTTACTCCGACATGCCACATGAACCACCTGCCCGGTTTCATTGAGCATGCAGACACCATCAAGTCGAAGGGCGTCGACACCATCGCCGTTCTTTCCGTGAATGATGTTTTCGTCATGGACGCCTGGAAGAAGGCTTCCAACGCCAGCGATCAGATCACCTTCCTCGCTGACACCAGCGCAGAATTCGTCGAGGCTGTTGGTCTCGGACTTGGTCCCGCGCCAATTTTCGGTCATTTGCGTTCCCAGCGTTTCGCGCTTATTGCAAAGGACGGTGAAGTTACGTTCCTGGCAGTTGAAGAAACACCCAGCGACGCGACAGCGACCGGCGCCGCAGCCATACTGGCGGCGCTCTAA